Part of the Musa acuminata AAA Group cultivar baxijiao unplaced genomic scaffold, Cavendish_Baxijiao_AAA HiC_scaffold_726, whole genome shotgun sequence genome is shown below.
ATTATTGCTAATTGCCCAAAGTGAGAAGCAAAAATGTTCTGATAAAGACGTTCCTCAGTAATATCATCATGACTCTCGAAGTCATGTGCGGTAGCAATACCAAACCAAATACGACGAGTAGTGGGGTCCTGAGCTAAGCCTTGGCTAAACCTCGGAAATCTTAATGCCATAATGCCTTTCAAATCCTCCTAGCCATTATCCTACTGCAATAATTCTTGCTAAGAAGAATGCCCATGTTGTGGCAATTCCACCCAGAAGGTAATGGGTTACTCCTACAGCACGTCCTTGTACAATGCTCAAGGCTCTAGGCTGAGTAGCAGGAGCAACTTTTAATTTGTTATGAGCCCAAACGATGGATTCAATGAGTTCTTGCCAATAACCACGGCCACTGAATAGAAACATTAAACTGAAAGCCCAGACAAAATGAGCACCTAAGAAAAAGAGACCATATGCAGATAATGAAGAACCATAAGACTGAATTACCTGAGATGCCTGTGCCCATAAGAAATCTCGAAGCCACCCATTAATAGTAATGGAACTCTGCGCAAAGTTTCCTCCTGTAATATGAGTTACTACCCCTTGATCACTTATAGTACCCCAAACATCCGACTGCATTTTCCAACTGAAATGGAAAATAACTACGGAAATCGCATTGTACATCCAGAATAGACCTAAGAAGACATGATCCCAGGCAGATACTTGACATGTCCCCCCTCTTCCAGGTCCATCACAAGGAAAACGAAAACCAAGATTTGCTTTATCAGGTATCAAACGGGAACTGCGAGCAAATAGAACACCTTTCAGTAGTATCAATACAGTCACGTGGATCGTAAATGCATGAATATGATGGACTAAGAAGTCTGCGGTTCCTAATGGAATAGGTAACAAAGCTACTTTGCCGCCTACTGCTACCAACTCACCACCTCCCCAAGTTAAGCTGGTACTTGCTGTTGCACCAGGAGCTGTTATGCCGGGTGCTAAAGCATGGGTGTTTTGTACCCATTGAGCAAAGATGGGTTGTAATTGTATAGCGGTATCTGAAAACATATCTTGTGGACGCCCTAAAGCGCTCATGGTATCATTATGAATATACAAGCCAAAACTGTGAAAACCCAGAAATATACATGCCCAGTTAAGATGTGATATGATTGCATCGCGGTGTCTAAGGACACGATCTAATAGATCGTTGTATCGAGTAGTTGGATCGTAATCTCTTACCATAAAAATTGCTGCATGTGCAGCAGCACCAACTATGAGAAACCCACCGATCCACATGTGATGTGTGAACAACGAAAGTTGTGTACCATAGTCAATAGCTAGGTATGGATAGGGAGGCATGGAATACATATGGTGAGCTACAATAATGGTTAAAGAGCCTAACATAGCCAGGTTAAGAGATAATTGAGCATGCCACGACGTTGTTAGGATTTCATAGAGTCCTTTATGGCCCTGGCCTGTAAATGGACCTTTATGAGCCTCTAAAATGTCTTTAATGCTATGACCAATGCCCCAGTTGgttctatacatatgaccagcgatcaggaaaagaattgcaatagctaaatgatggtgtgcaatatcggtcagccatagaccacctgttattgggtccaatcctccgcgaaaagtaagaaattccgcgtattttgaccaattcaaggtgaaaaagggggttgctccctcggcaaaactgg
Proteins encoded:
- the LOC135663515 gene encoding photosystem I P700 chlorophyll a apoprotein A1, coding for MIIRSPEPEVKIVVDRDPIKTSFEEWARPGHFSRTIAKGPDTTTWIWNLHADAHDFDSHTSDLEEISRKVFSAHFGQLSIIFLWLSGMYFHGARFSNYEAWLSDPTHIAPSAQVVWPIVGQEILNGDVGGGFRGIQITSGFFQIWRASGITSELQLYCTAIGALVFASLMLFAGWFHYHKAAPKLAWFQDVESMLNHHLAGLLGLGSLSWAGHQIHVSLPINQFLDAGVDPKEIPLPHEFILNRDLLAQLYPSFAEGATPFFTLNWSKYAEFLTFRGGLDPITGGLWLTDIAHHHLAIAILFLIAGHMYRTNWGIGHSIKDILEAHKGPFTGQGHKGLYEILTTSWHAQLSLNLAMLGSLTIIVAHHMYSMPPYPYLAIDYGTQLSLFTHHMWIGGFLIVGAAAHAAIFMVRDYDPTTRYNDLLDRVLRHRDAIISHLNWACIFLGFHSFGLYIHNDTMSALGRPQDMFSDTAIQLQPIFAQWVQNTHALAPGITAPGATASTSLTWGGGELVAVGGKVALLPIPLGTADFLVHHIHAFTIHVTVLILLKGVLFARSSRLIPDKANLGFRFPCDGPGRGGTCQVSAWDHVFLGLFWMYNAISVVIFHFSWKMQSDVWGTISDQGVVTHITGGNFAQSSITINGWLRDFLWAQASQVIQSYGSSLSAYGLFFLGAHFVWAFSLMFLFSGRGYWQELIESIVWAHNKLKVAPATQPRALSIVQGRAVGVTHYLLGGIATTWAFFLARIIAVG